A region of Cloacibacillus sp. DNA encodes the following proteins:
- the recR gene encoding recombination mediator RecR — MSLPGPVQKLIKEWSRLPGIGEKTARRMVFYLLKEDRQRIRDFGEAVIALTENIRRCSVCGAFTDVDPCPICTDMTRSREMLCVVESEEDCVAIEQAGIYNGLYHVLGGRLSPLDDEEIPTESIERLRERVEDEKIKEIILATAPRIEGDLTAYSVQDALRDIEVKISRLSYGLPVGGSIGFADRVTLHMAMDARKEME; from the coding sequence GTGTCACTTCCGGGGCCAGTTCAAAAATTAATAAAAGAGTGGAGCCGCCTTCCGGGCATAGGTGAAAAAACCGCCCGGAGGATGGTTTTTTATCTTCTTAAAGAAGACAGGCAGAGGATACGGGACTTCGGAGAGGCCGTCATCGCGCTTACGGAAAACATCAGACGCTGCTCCGTATGCGGAGCCTTCACAGATGTGGATCCGTGTCCGATTTGCACCGACATGACGCGCAGCAGAGAGATGCTCTGCGTGGTCGAAAGCGAAGAGGACTGCGTCGCGATAGAACAGGCGGGAATATACAACGGCCTCTATCATGTGCTTGGCGGAAGGCTCTCACCGCTTGATGACGAAGAAATACCGACAGAAAGCATTGAGAGGCTTCGCGAGCGCGTAGAGGATGAAAAAATAAAAGAAATCATCCTGGCCACGGCGCCGCGCATAGAGGGAGATTTGACCGCGTACTCAGTTCAGGACGCATTAAGAGACATTGAGGTCAAAATTTCCAGGCTCTCCTACGGCCTGCCAGTAGGCGGGAGCATCGGCTTTGCCGACAGAGTGACGCTTCACATGGCAATGGACGCCAGAAAGGAGATGGAATAA
- a CDS encoding YbaB/EbfC family nucleoid-associated protein, whose amino-acid sequence MKMDKILKQAQRMQAQMTLAQEELGTTVVEGTAGGGAVKATANGHGDITAISISKDVINPEEAEMLEDLVLGAVKDAIDKAKALSNDKMNALTGGMGGFPGLM is encoded by the coding sequence ATGAAAATGGATAAAATCTTAAAACAGGCCCAGAGGATGCAGGCACAGATGACGCTTGCGCAGGAGGAGCTTGGAACCACCGTCGTTGAGGGAACTGCTGGCGGCGGCGCGGTGAAGGCCACCGCAAACGGGCATGGCGACATCACAGCTATCAGCATCTCAAAGGACGTAATAAATCCCGAAGAGGCCGAGATGCTAGAAGACCTCGTGCTTGGCGCCGTAAAAGACGCTATCGACAAGGCTAAGGCTCTGTCAAACGACAAAATGAACGCGCTTACCGGCGGCATGGGCGGATTCCCAGGGCTTATGTAG
- a CDS encoding WecB/TagA/CpsF family glycosyltransferase: MFSSSYGTTVIMITMVALICIVIQKFFKKYLESDQYYYLKDITLIGAWALCGIWMPDGPLRITIAAGVAAACIGFCQKATKGKNLRFLYFLVGLVFSLFGPRIAFIEFTDGEYYYLSYFASIVLSTLWVGIFPIFFQEIDEIPGLCGLLLTVSWTMISVVILSSSQSLHDASQVCIIGLIFLLVFWSRHMYAYRRLTEPLTALWGTLFAGLSILGVSKGITFYTLALLPLGFFALPITETSMGVISAAFSPKPAGNLMLYRKLITRGFTHPVAIYLVVTICAFTGCLVSAIQLGVPDFFYLLAAVAAIFGVVWLFYTFKYKRVVMAEECRNPVLWGVKVDNISLNYALAKVQHWINTEGGSHIIVTPDALAALRSRTDKDYRRIVKNASLVLPDGAGLIGALKLIGTPIQERIPGVEFTEHLCKRAAYEGWRVWMLGGAPTVAACAAEKLVQKYPGLTIAGTCDGFFKQEETENICARIKDAGTNILFVGLGVPKQEYWLEKYLPATGAVIGMGIGGSMDVISGKLTRAPKMWQKVGMEWLYRVIQEPWRWKRLTKLPVFVLRLAATYFHIDNYKDEDISVDK, from the coding sequence ATGTTCAGCAGCTCATACGGAACAACTGTAATAATGATAACGATGGTGGCTCTAATATGTATAGTCATCCAGAAATTTTTTAAAAAGTACCTCGAGAGCGACCAGTATTATTATTTAAAGGATATAACACTCATAGGCGCCTGGGCCCTGTGCGGCATCTGGATGCCGGATGGTCCTTTGCGCATCACCATCGCAGCCGGCGTAGCCGCCGCCTGTATCGGCTTCTGTCAGAAGGCGACAAAGGGCAAAAACCTCCGTTTCCTATATTTTCTCGTCGGGCTCGTCTTTTCGCTCTTCGGCCCACGCATCGCCTTCATTGAATTTACCGACGGAGAATATTATTATCTCTCCTATTTCGCCTCGATCGTCTTAAGCACTCTCTGGGTCGGGATATTTCCAATATTCTTTCAGGAGATCGACGAGATACCGGGGCTGTGCGGCCTGCTTCTTACCGTAAGCTGGACGATGATCTCAGTCGTCATACTTTCGTCGTCGCAAAGCCTGCACGACGCCTCTCAGGTCTGCATAATCGGCCTCATCTTCCTGCTCGTCTTCTGGAGCCGGCACATGTACGCCTACCGGCGGCTCACGGAGCCGCTGACCGCCTTGTGGGGCACTCTCTTTGCCGGGCTTTCGATACTAGGCGTCAGCAAGGGGATCACCTTCTACACGCTGGCGCTGCTTCCGCTCGGATTCTTTGCCCTGCCCATAACGGAAACCTCGATGGGCGTAATCAGCGCCGCCTTTTCGCCGAAGCCTGCCGGCAATCTGATGCTCTACAGAAAACTTATCACACGCGGATTCACGCACCCGGTCGCAATATATCTCGTAGTCACAATATGCGCCTTCACCGGCTGCCTGGTCTCAGCGATACAGCTTGGCGTACCGGATTTCTTCTATCTGCTTGCCGCGGTCGCCGCGATATTTGGCGTGGTGTGGCTATTCTACACCTTTAAATACAAACGGGTCGTCATGGCTGAGGAATGCCGCAATCCCGTCCTCTGGGGCGTCAAAGTGGACAACATCTCGCTCAACTACGCGCTTGCCAAAGTACAGCACTGGATAAACACCGAAGGCGGCTCGCATATAATCGTAACGCCCGACGCGCTCGCCGCGCTCAGAAGCCGCACCGACAAAGACTACCGCAGAATAGTCAAAAACGCCTCGCTCGTGCTTCCTGACGGAGCGGGACTGATAGGCGCGCTGAAACTAATAGGCACGCCCATTCAGGAACGCATACCGGGAGTAGAATTCACGGAACATCTTTGCAAACGCGCCGCATACGAAGGCTGGCGCGTCTGGATGCTGGGAGGCGCGCCGACCGTCGCCGCCTGCGCCGCCGAAAAGCTCGTGCAGAAATATCCAGGCCTTACAATCGCAGGCACTTGCGACGGTTTTTTCAAGCAGGAGGAGACCGAAAACATCTGCGCGCGCATAAAGGATGCTGGTACAAATATTTTATTTGTCGGCCTTGGGGTGCCCAAACAGGAGTACTGGCTTGAAAAATATCTGCCGGCGACAGGCGCGGTCATAGGAATGGGCATAGGCGGCAGCATGGACGTAATCTCCGGCAAGCTGACGCGTGCGCCCAAAATGTGGCAGAAGGTCGGCATGGAATGGCTATACAGAGTCATACAGGAGCCGTGGCGCTGGAAGAGACTGACGAAACTGCCCGTCTTTGTATTGCGTCTTGCTGCGACATATTTTCACATTGACAACTACAAAGACGAAGATATAAGTGTAGATAAGTAG
- the serS gene encoding serine--tRNA ligase: MLDTKWVREHYDELAEMLASRNNTFPLDKYKELDEARRETLIEADKLKEKRNAGSKEVGEKRRKGEDATALQDEIRALGDEIRALDEKADAIQAELDDLALRIPNRPNASVPKGKDENDNIEMRRWGTPRQFEFEPKPHWELGEALGIMDFDRGVKLSGSRFTVLKGAGARLERGLMNFMLDLHTTQHGFTEVATPALVSTKTMTGTGNLPKFADDLYRCACDDLWLIPTAEVPVTNLHSGEVFKESDLPKYYCAYTPCFRREAGSAGRDMRGMLRQHQFDKVEMVKLALPDNSYAELEHMTNCAAEILELLGIPYRVIVLCTGDMGFGSAKTYDIEVWLPSQGTYREISSCSNCEDFQARRMGIKYKPADGGKARLVHTLNGSGLAIGRTLIAIIENYQNEDGTVTVPEALRPYVGGMEKISL, translated from the coding sequence ATGCTCGATACAAAATGGGTGCGCGAACACTATGACGAACTGGCGGAGATGCTCGCCTCGCGCAACAATACATTCCCGCTCGATAAATATAAAGAACTTGACGAAGCGCGCAGAGAGACGCTCATTGAAGCCGATAAGCTGAAAGAAAAACGCAACGCCGGCAGCAAAGAGGTCGGCGAAAAAAGAAGAAAAGGCGAGGACGCCACAGCGCTTCAGGACGAGATACGCGCCCTTGGAGACGAGATACGCGCCCTCGACGAAAAGGCCGACGCGATCCAGGCTGAGCTGGACGACCTCGCTCTGCGCATACCGAACCGTCCCAACGCCAGCGTTCCAAAGGGCAAGGATGAAAACGACAATATAGAGATGCGCAGATGGGGAACGCCGCGCCAGTTTGAATTTGAGCCAAAGCCGCATTGGGAGCTGGGCGAAGCGCTTGGCATAATGGACTTTGACCGTGGCGTGAAACTCTCCGGCAGCCGTTTCACCGTGCTAAAGGGCGCGGGCGCGCGCCTCGAGCGCGGGCTCATGAACTTCATGCTCGACCTGCACACGACGCAGCACGGCTTTACCGAGGTGGCGACGCCGGCGCTGGTCAGCACAAAGACGATGACCGGCACAGGCAACCTTCCAAAATTCGCGGACGACCTTTACCGCTGCGCCTGCGACGACCTCTGGCTCATCCCAACCGCCGAGGTGCCCGTGACCAACCTGCATTCGGGAGAGGTATTCAAAGAGTCCGACCTTCCGAAATATTACTGCGCCTACACGCCCTGTTTCCGCCGCGAAGCTGGAAGCGCTGGGCGAGACATGCGTGGTATGCTGCGCCAGCACCAGTTCGACAAGGTTGAAATGGTAAAGCTTGCGCTGCCTGACAACAGCTACGCCGAGCTTGAACATATGACGAACTGCGCAGCGGAAATACTTGAACTGCTTGGCATCCCGTACCGCGTAATCGTGCTCTGCACCGGAGACATGGGCTTCGGATCGGCGAAGACCTACGACATCGAAGTATGGCTGCCGTCACAGGGAACATACCGCGAGATCAGCTCATGCAGCAACTGCGAAGATTTTCAGGCGCGCCGCATGGGCATAAAATACAAGCCGGCTGACGGAGGCAAGGCGCGCCTCGTACACACGCTCAACGGCTCAGGACTTGCCATCGGCCGCACGCTCATCGCGATCATCGAAAATTATCAAAACGAAGACGGCACGGTGACCGTCCCAGAAGCGCTCCGCCCGTACGTCGGCGGCATGGAAAAAATCTCCTTATAA
- the ribH gene encoding 6,7-dimethyl-8-ribityllumazine synthase: MRTYQGDMLGTGLRFAIIGSRFNELITSKLIDGAKDALTRHGVNYQDIDLFWTPGAWEQPIVAKEIALLGKYDAIISLGAVIRGDTTHHEYVAGEAAKGLAMVGLEHRVPVAFGILTCENLEQALMRSGSKAGNKGADAALAALETAKLMKEIRNSKGAQD, translated from the coding sequence ATGCGTACATATCAGGGAGATATGCTTGGAACAGGCCTCAGGTTCGCTATAATAGGCTCGCGCTTCAACGAACTGATCACCTCAAAGCTTATCGACGGCGCAAAAGACGCGCTGACGCGCCACGGAGTAAATTATCAGGATATAGACCTATTCTGGACGCCGGGCGCGTGGGAACAGCCCATCGTCGCGAAGGAAATAGCGCTGCTTGGCAAATACGACGCCATCATTTCTCTGGGCGCCGTCATCCGCGGAGACACCACGCATCACGAGTACGTGGCGGGCGAAGCGGCCAAGGGGCTTGCCATGGTCGGACTCGAACACAGAGTGCCCGTCGCCTTCGGCATACTGACCTGCGAAAATCTCGAACAGGCGCTGATGCGTTCCGGCAGCAAAGCCGGCAACAAAGGCGCGGACGCCGCGCTTGCCGCGCTAGAAACTGCAAAGCTCATGAAAGAGATCAGAAATTCCAAGGGGGCGCAGGATTAA
- a CDS encoding bifunctional 3,4-dihydroxy-2-butanone-4-phosphate synthase/GTP cyclohydrolase II — MFNKIEEAIEDIKLGKMVVVVDDENRENEGDLIMAADLCRTEDLNFMVTNARGLVCVPVSCAQAQRLELSPMVEHNTDAHGTAFTVSVDHLEGTTTGISAAERAFTARALADPASKPGDFRKPGHIFPLIARPGGVLQRAGHTEAAVDLTRLAGLNAAGVICEIMNCDGSMARLPQLIDFAKNHGLKIITVEDLIRYRVIREKFVKKEVVVHMPTMWGDFSCYVYTSPYGDNPGAVHLALVKGDLSGDEPVLTRVHSECFTGDLLGSLRCDCGPQLHTAMSMIEKEGRGVLLYLRQEGRGIGLLAKLKAYDLQDSGMDTVEANLALGFAPDQRDYGIGAQILADLGLKKLRLMTNNPVKITGLAGYGLEITERVPIEIPPNIYNEKYMNTKLCKMGHILNEKVYSCKECGHKH, encoded by the coding sequence TTGTTCAATAAAATTGAAGAGGCAATAGAAGATATAAAACTGGGCAAAATGGTCGTCGTCGTAGACGACGAAAACCGTGAAAACGAGGGAGACCTCATAATGGCGGCCGATCTCTGCCGCACAGAAGACCTCAATTTCATGGTGACAAACGCGCGCGGACTTGTCTGCGTGCCCGTATCCTGCGCTCAGGCGCAGCGGCTTGAACTTTCGCCGATGGTGGAACACAACACGGACGCTCACGGCACCGCGTTCACGGTCTCAGTCGACCACCTTGAAGGAACGACCACCGGCATATCGGCGGCAGAACGCGCCTTCACGGCGCGCGCGCTCGCGGACCCAGCCTCAAAGCCCGGCGATTTCAGAAAGCCGGGGCACATCTTCCCGCTCATCGCGCGTCCCGGCGGCGTACTACAGAGGGCCGGACACACGGAGGCCGCGGTGGATCTTACGCGTCTTGCCGGCCTCAATGCGGCGGGCGTGATATGCGAGATAATGAACTGCGACGGAAGCATGGCGAGACTGCCGCAGCTAATTGATTTCGCAAAAAATCACGGACTTAAAATAATCACTGTAGAGGACCTCATCCGCTATCGCGTCATCCGTGAAAAATTCGTCAAAAAAGAGGTCGTCGTCCACATGCCGACAATGTGGGGAGACTTCTCGTGCTACGTATACACCAGCCCGTACGGCGACAACCCTGGTGCAGTCCATCTGGCGCTCGTAAAGGGCGACCTGTCGGGCGACGAGCCTGTGCTGACGCGCGTTCATTCCGAATGCTTCACGGGCGACCTGCTCGGCTCCTTGCGCTGCGACTGCGGCCCGCAGCTCCACACGGCTATGTCCATGATAGAAAAAGAGGGCAGGGGCGTGCTGCTATACTTAAGACAGGAGGGACGCGGCATCGGGCTTCTTGCAAAGCTCAAAGCCTACGACCTGCAAGACAGCGGCATGGACACAGTTGAGGCAAATCTAGCGCTAGGCTTTGCGCCGGACCAGCGCGACTACGGCATCGGCGCGCAGATACTGGCCGACCTCGGCCTGAAAAAACTGCGCCTCATGACGAACAACCCCGTCAAAATAACCGGACTCGCCGGCTACGGGCTGGAAATAACTGAGCGCGTGCCGATAGAGATACCGCCCAACATCTATAACGAAAAATACATGAACACGAAGCTGTGCAAAATGGGGCACATCCTTAATGAAAAAGTTTATTCCTGCAAAGAGTGCGGGCATAAACATTAA
- a CDS encoding riboflavin synthase, which yields MFTGLIETVGTVSNLQKKGDVTELTISAPKIAHELKIGDSVAISGACSTVTACGAGTFSVEMMPETLKRTKLGGLRPGGSVNLERAMRLDSRLDGHLVAGHVDGMAVLEKVENAGKTRQLFFKTSKETAEGIVPKGSITIDGVSLTVIDAKPEGFSVGIIPTTLADTTLGFLRTGDTVNIETDMMGKYIKKYLDARFSGNIAQNDEDKVKNTLTWDKLSEYGWN from the coding sequence ATGTTCACCGGACTTATAGAAACCGTAGGCACAGTCTCGAATTTGCAGAAAAAAGGCGACGTGACGGAACTTACGATAAGCGCTCCCAAAATTGCTCACGAGCTGAAAATCGGCGACTCCGTCGCCATATCGGGCGCGTGCAGCACCGTAACGGCGTGCGGCGCCGGCACATTCAGCGTCGAAATGATGCCCGAAACATTAAAACGAACAAAGCTGGGCGGCCTCAGGCCAGGCGGCTCTGTCAACCTTGAACGGGCGATGCGCCTTGACTCACGCCTCGACGGACACCTCGTGGCGGGGCACGTCGACGGTATGGCGGTGCTTGAAAAAGTGGAAAACGCCGGCAAAACGCGCCAGCTTTTTTTTAAAACGTCGAAAGAGACGGCGGAGGGCATAGTGCCGAAAGGCTCTATAACCATCGACGGCGTTAGCCTCACCGTCATTGACGCGAAACCAGAGGGCTTTTCTGTCGGCATCATCCCCACTACGCTCGCCGACACGACGCTCGGCTTTCTGCGCACGGGAGATACGGTCAATATCGAGACCGACATGATGGGCAAATATATAAAAAAATATCTCGACGCGCGATTTTCAGGAAATATTGCACAAAACGATGAAGATAAGGTGAAAAATACGCTCACTTGGGATAAACTATCTGAGTATGGCTGGAATTAA
- the ribD gene encoding bifunctional diaminohydroxyphosphoribosylaminopyrimidine deaminase/5-amino-6-(5-phosphoribosylamino)uracil reductase RibD has protein sequence MNLPKSKIDEYYMSCALELAAQGAECSPNPRVGCVIVRDGQIIGRGWHKKCGGPHAEVNAVADACGDIEGADVYVTLEPCSHYGKTPPCADMLLEKRPARVITAMTDPNPKVAGAGLLKLRDAGIEVKNGVLEAECRYMNRGFIRRMTLSRPWVTIKCAASLDGRIALANGESKWITSEESRERVHAMRAENGAVLTGVGTVLSDDPELTVRSAPGKNPLRVIVDRKLRTPTCAKILRGGALIFAQSGAEEWREEHLRMAGAQIERIEAAEDYLPAVLKKLCREGVNYLMVEAGPRVTSAFIASGLADELALFTAPKILGAGPSFSDFFESGAISDAPALKDIKYTKVGCDLLTRGVFKCSPDL, from the coding sequence ATGAATCTTCCGAAGAGTAAAATAGACGAATATTATATGAGCTGCGCGCTCGAACTTGCGGCGCAGGGTGCTGAATGCAGCCCGAACCCACGCGTCGGCTGCGTCATAGTGCGCGACGGCCAGATAATCGGCAGAGGGTGGCACAAAAAATGCGGCGGCCCGCACGCGGAGGTAAACGCAGTAGCGGACGCTTGCGGCGACATTGAAGGCGCCGACGTCTATGTGACGCTTGAACCATGTTCGCATTACGGCAAGACGCCGCCCTGCGCGGACATGCTTTTGGAAAAGCGCCCTGCGCGCGTCATAACCGCTATGACGGACCCAAACCCCAAGGTGGCGGGCGCGGGACTTCTAAAACTGCGCGACGCTGGCATTGAGGTAAAAAACGGAGTGCTTGAGGCCGAATGCAGATATATGAACCGAGGCTTCATCAGGCGCATGACGCTCTCGCGTCCGTGGGTGACGATAAAATGCGCCGCGTCGCTTGACGGGCGCATCGCGCTTGCAAACGGCGAAAGCAAATGGATAACGAGCGAGGAAAGCCGCGAACGGGTACACGCGATGCGCGCGGAAAACGGCGCGGTGCTCACTGGAGTAGGCACAGTTTTAAGCGACGACCCTGAGCTTACAGTCCGCAGCGCGCCAGGTAAAAATCCGCTGCGCGTCATCGTGGACAGAAAACTGCGCACGCCCACCTGCGCAAAGATACTGCGCGGCGGCGCGCTCATTTTCGCGCAAAGCGGCGCGGAGGAGTGGCGCGAGGAACATCTGCGAATGGCGGGCGCTCAGATAGAACGAATAGAGGCAGCGGAGGACTATCTTCCCGCCGTTTTGAAAAAACTCTGCCGCGAGGGAGTCAATTACCTTATGGTGGAGGCCGGCCCGCGCGTCACCTCCGCCTTTATAGCCTCGGGGCTTGCGGACGAGCTCGCGCTCTTTACCGCGCCAAAGATACTGGGCGCAGGGCCCTCGTTTTCTGACTTTTTTGAAAGCGGCGCGATATCCGACGCGCCTGCTCTCAAAGATATAAAATACACAAAGGTCGGCTGCGACCTTTTGACAAGAGGTGTTTTTAAATGTTCACCGGACTTATAG